The following are encoded in a window of Leptotrichia trevisanii DSM 22070 genomic DNA:
- a CDS encoding MetQ/NlpA family ABC transporter substrate-binding protein: MKKILSLLLATALFLVACGNKNETKGAADSQGGAAKTEKLIVGATPIPHAELLNLVKDDLKKEGIELEVVEFNDYVQPNKALADKSIDANFFQHVPYMDDFGKKNNIGLSAVGNIHLEPMALYSKKIKNINDLKNGDTLIIPNDPTNGGRALILLDKAGIIKLKDNTKLDSTPADIAANPKNIKIETLSNEQIAPRLSEVAGAIINSNFAIDAGVTKNEIILIEGKDSPYVNIITVLKGNENDERVKKLVKALQSEKVKKYIEEKYEGRVIPAF; this comes from the coding sequence ATGAAAAAAATATTATCATTATTATTAGCAACAGCATTATTTTTAGTAGCTTGTGGAAATAAGAATGAAACTAAGGGGGCGGCTGACAGCCAAGGTGGAGCTGCAAAAACTGAAAAATTAATTGTGGGGGCTACACCTATTCCACACGCTGAATTATTGAATTTGGTAAAAGATGACTTGAAAAAAGAAGGAATTGAACTGGAAGTAGTTGAGTTTAATGACTATGTTCAGCCAAACAAGGCACTTGCAGATAAAAGTATAGATGCGAATTTCTTTCAACATGTTCCATATATGGATGATTTTGGAAAGAAAAATAATATTGGATTGTCAGCAGTTGGAAATATTCATTTGGAGCCAATGGCATTGTATTCTAAAAAAATAAAAAATATTAATGATTTGAAAAATGGAGATACTTTAATTATTCCTAACGATCCAACAAACGGAGGACGTGCATTAATTTTACTTGATAAAGCTGGTATTATAAAATTAAAAGACAACACAAAACTAGATTCTACACCAGCAGACATTGCTGCAAATCCAAAAAATATTAAAATTGAAACATTATCAAATGAGCAAATTGCACCAAGATTAAGCGAAGTTGCAGGAGCAATCATAAATTCAAACTTTGCAATTGATGCTGGTGTTACAAAAAATGAAATTATCTTGATTGAAGGTAAAGATTCACCATATGTAAACATTATTACAGTTTTAAAAGGAAATGAAAATGATGAAAGAGTTAAAAAACTTGTAAAAGCATTACAAAGTGAAAAAGTTAAAAAATATATTGAAGAGAAATACGAAGGTAGAGTAATTCCTGCATTCTAA
- a CDS encoding MetQ/NlpA family ABC transporter substrate-binding protein: protein MKKILLVLIAALFLIACGNPDKAAKNSENKKVQKLKVAATPVPAGEILNVVKDDLRKEGIELEIVEFNDYVQPNKVLQSKEVDANFFQHIPYMENFGKKNGFEMVAVGKVYLPTLALYSKKIKSINDLKNGDTILLPNDPTNLARSLILLDKGGIMKLSDNKNTEATLKDIVSNPKNIKFEELSAEQLPPRLPEVAASIVNSSFALNAGLSYKDDGLLKEDKDSPYANVLATLKGNENDPKIQKLLKALQSEKVKKYMEEKYKDVIIPVF from the coding sequence ATGAAAAAAATTTTATTAGTCCTGATTGCAGCGTTATTTTTGATAGCTTGCGGAAATCCTGATAAAGCTGCTAAAAATTCTGAAAATAAAAAGGTTCAAAAATTAAAGGTTGCAGCTACGCCCGTTCCAGCGGGAGAAATTTTGAATGTTGTAAAAGATGATTTAAGGAAAGAAGGGATTGAACTGGAGATAGTTGAGTTTAATGATTATGTTCAGCCTAATAAAGTGCTGCAGTCCAAGGAGGTTGATGCGAATTTTTTCCAGCATATTCCATATATGGAAAATTTTGGGAAGAAAAATGGATTTGAAATGGTGGCAGTTGGAAAAGTGTATTTGCCAACTCTTGCACTGTATTCAAAAAAAATAAAAAGCATTAATGACTTAAAAAATGGAGATACTATTTTATTGCCAAATGATCCGACAAACTTGGCACGTTCATTAATTTTACTTGACAAAGGTGGAATTATGAAATTAAGTGATAATAAAAATACGGAAGCAACATTGAAAGATATTGTGAGCAATCCAAAAAATATTAAGTTTGAGGAACTTTCGGCAGAACAGTTGCCGCCAAGATTACCTGAAGTGGCAGCTTCAATTGTAAATAGCAGTTTTGCATTGAATGCAGGATTGTCATATAAAGATGATGGACTTTTGAAAGAAGACAAGGATTCTCCTTATGCAAATGTACTTGCAACATTGAAAGGGAATGAAAATGATCCTAAAATTCAGAAATTGTTGAAGGCGTTGCAAAGTGAAAAAGTTAAGAAATATATGGAAGAAAAATACAAAGATGTGATTATTCCAGTATTTTAG
- a CDS encoding methionine ABC transporter permease, whose amino-acid sequence MRFDWVKFLQFQNMAEPLWETIYMVFISTIIALIIGLPIGILLVTSDEKGVKPNKTIHKILDMIIVNITRSIPFIILMVLLIPLSRMLVNKSYGSIAFIVPLSLGSAPFVARIIEGALKEVDEGLIEASKSMGATVSEIIFKVMIPEALPALVHGLTLTLISLIGYSAMAGTIGGGGLGNAAVIDGYQRSKPEVMWQATIVIILLVQIIQFIGNSIVKMLMNKRKRV is encoded by the coding sequence ATGAGATTTGACTGGGTTAAATTTTTACAGTTTCAAAATATGGCTGAGCCTCTTTGGGAAACAATTTATATGGTATTTATTTCAACAATTATAGCATTAATTATCGGACTGCCGATTGGAATTCTACTTGTAACATCTGATGAAAAGGGGGTTAAACCCAATAAGACGATTCATAAGATACTGGATATGATTATTGTAAATATTACAAGATCAATTCCATTTATAATTCTAATGGTTTTATTAATACCACTTTCAAGAATGCTTGTAAATAAATCTTACGGAAGTATTGCATTTATTGTTCCGCTTTCGTTAGGATCTGCACCATTTGTGGCAAGAATCATTGAAGGGGCGTTAAAGGAAGTGGATGAAGGGCTTATTGAGGCTTCAAAATCTATGGGTGCAACAGTTTCTGAAATTATTTTTAAAGTGATGATACCGGAAGCATTGCCTGCACTTGTTCATGGTTTGACGTTGACGTTAATCAGTCTAATTGGATATTCTGCGATGGCTGGGACAATCGGTGGTGGTGGACTTGGAAATGCCGCTGTAATTGACGGTTATCAGAGATCCAAGCCTGAAGTTATGTGGCAGGCTACAATTGTTATAATTTTGCTTGTACAAATTATACAGTTTATTGGAAACAGCATTGTAAAAATGTTGATGAACAAGAGAAAAAGAGTTTAG
- a CDS encoding methionine ABC transporter ATP-binding protein: MDSLIKIRNLVKKYRLNNGQELLAVNNVNLDIEQGDIYGIMGLSGAGKSTLIRLLNRLEEPTSGEILVRHEIIDKKKKKSLGYEDKNILDFNIRLLREYRKKTGMIFQHFNLLNSKNVADNVAFPLKIAKWKKKNINKRVDELLEIVGLSDKKLSYPEQLSGGQKQRVAIARALANNPQLLLSDEATSALDPRTTNSILELLKDINKKFGITIILITHQMEVIKKICNKAAIMSDGEIIEKGETKEIFLNPKTELAKEFVENISHEEFRTEEEIKSREENSGKLRLRLKYNEEQVNESYITKIIRKYDVEVNILGGFIDKVGDIIVGNLLIEISANEEKAKDIIEWLKENKIDSEVV, from the coding sequence ATGGATAGTTTAATTAAGATAAGAAATTTGGTAAAAAAATATAGACTTAATAATGGACAGGAACTGCTGGCTGTAAATAATGTGAATCTTGATATTGAGCAAGGGGATATTTACGGAATTATGGGGCTTAGTGGGGCTGGGAAGTCTACACTCATACGGCTTCTTAATAGACTGGAAGAGCCTACTTCTGGGGAAATTCTTGTGAGGCACGAAATTATTGATAAAAAAAAGAAAAAAAGTCTTGGGTATGAAGATAAAAATATTTTAGATTTTAATATAAGATTATTACGTGAATACAGAAAAAAAACAGGAATGATTTTTCAGCACTTCAATTTGTTAAATTCTAAAAATGTAGCTGATAATGTGGCTTTCCCATTAAAGATTGCCAAATGGAAAAAGAAGAATATTAATAAAAGAGTAGATGAATTGCTTGAAATTGTAGGGCTTTCAGACAAAAAACTGAGTTATCCTGAACAGCTTTCAGGTGGACAGAAGCAACGTGTGGCGATAGCAAGGGCATTGGCAAACAATCCGCAATTATTGCTTTCGGATGAAGCAACCTCGGCACTTGATCCTAGGACAACCAATTCTATTTTGGAACTTTTGAAGGATATAAATAAAAAATTTGGTATAACGATAATTTTAATTACACATCAGATGGAAGTTATAAAGAAAATTTGTAATAAAGCTGCAATTATGTCGGATGGAGAAATTATTGAAAAAGGGGAAACAAAGGAAATTTTCTTAAATCCTAAGACAGAATTGGCAAAAGAATTTGTAGAAAATATTTCACATGAAGAATTTAGGACGGAAGAAGAAATAAAAAGTCGTGAAGAAAATAGCGGAAAATTACGATTGAGATTGAAATATAACGAGGAACAGGTAAATGAGTCCTATATTACAAAAATTATCCGCAAATATGATGTGGAAGTAAATATTTTAGGTGGATTTATTGATAAGGTAGGCGATATTATCGTTGGAAACTTATTGATAGAAATTTCAGCAAACGAAGAAAAAGCAAAAGACATTATTGAATGGCTAAAAGAAAATAAAATAGATTCGGAGGTGGTATAA
- a CDS encoding amino acid ABC transporter ATP-binding protein, whose product MIELKNLKKQYGDNVILKNINLYIDKGEVVSLIGPSGSGKSTILRCIVDLESITSGEVLIEGNNLTDKNVDKKIKKEMLLKTGMVFQTFNLFPHMSVRNNIVKTLKLVKKIDMTEAENITKKMLDLVGLSDKIDSFPNELSGGQKQRVAIARALALQPDIMLFDEPTSALDPELVKEVLDIIRKLKNQKITMLIVSHEMNFVREISDRIIVMEKGEILETGSSQQIFENPFSQRVREFLNTNS is encoded by the coding sequence ATAATAGAATTAAAAAATTTAAAAAAACAGTATGGCGATAATGTAATTTTGAAAAATATTAATTTATACATTGATAAAGGTGAAGTTGTTTCATTAATAGGGCCTTCTGGAAGCGGAAAGTCAACAATTTTACGCTGTATAGTTGATTTGGAAAGCATAACATCGGGAGAAGTGCTGATTGAGGGGAATAATTTAACGGATAAGAATGTTGATAAAAAAATAAAAAAGGAAATGCTGTTAAAGACAGGAATGGTTTTTCAGACATTTAATTTATTTCCTCATATGTCGGTTAGAAATAATATAGTCAAAACTTTAAAACTTGTAAAAAAGATAGATATGACAGAGGCTGAAAATATTACCAAAAAAATGTTAGATTTAGTCGGACTCTCAGATAAAATTGACAGTTTTCCGAATGAACTTTCAGGTGGACAGAAGCAGCGTGTGGCAATAGCGAGGGCATTGGCATTACAGCCGGATATTATGCTTTTTGACGAGCCAACATCAGCACTTGATCCTGAACTGGTAAAGGAAGTGCTGGATATAATAAGAAAACTGAAAAATCAGAAAATTACAATGCTGATTGTAAGCCACGAAATGAACTTTGTCCGTGAAATTTCAGACAGGATAATCGTTATGGAAAAAGGTGAAATACTGGAAACAGGAAGTTCGCAGCAAATATTTGAAAATCCATTTTCTCAAAGAGTAAGGGAATTTTTGAATACAAATAGTTAA
- a CDS encoding amino acid ABC transporter permease, which yields MNQSLSIFIELIKTLPNVVVLYIFTVLFSVPLGILGALAYTGKNKIVKFIISVYTWIFRGTPLMLQLMVVYYGIPLMNFGGYKIVLAPYTAATITFIINYAAYLVEIMRSGIESIDKGQHEVAKVLGYSYWQKIIYVILPQAIRRVLPTLGNEAITLIKDTSLVYVLAVTEVMKRTKELANIYYNVTPYICAIIIYLVLSFAVDRLFKGIEKINKIRI from the coding sequence ATGAATCAGTCGTTATCAATATTTATAGAACTGATAAAAACCTTACCGAATGTAGTGGTGCTGTATATATTCACGGTTTTATTTTCCGTCCCGTTGGGAATTTTAGGAGCGTTGGCGTATACAGGAAAAAATAAGATAGTAAAATTTATCATTTCAGTTTATACCTGGATTTTTCGTGGGACTCCCTTGATGCTGCAATTAATGGTTGTTTATTATGGAATACCGCTAATGAATTTTGGAGGTTATAAAATTGTCCTTGCACCATACACGGCGGCTACGATTACATTTATCATAAATTATGCTGCATATCTTGTAGAAATTATGAGAAGTGGAATAGAAAGCATTGATAAGGGACAGCATGAAGTGGCAAAAGTGCTAGGTTACAGCTATTGGCAAAAAATAATATACGTTATTTTGCCACAGGCAATAAGAAGAGTGTTACCAACATTGGGAAATGAGGCGATTACACTTATAAAAGATACTTCCCTTGTGTATGTTCTTGCTGTGACAGAGGTAATGAAACGGACAAAGGAACTGGCTAATATTTATTATAATGTTACTCCATATATTTGTGCGATTATTATTTATCTGGTGCTAAGTTTTGCTGTTGATAGATTATTTAAGGGTATTGAAAAAATAAATAAAATTAGAATTTAA
- a CDS encoding amino acid ABC transporter substrate-binding protein yields MKKIMLLMILALSVFMCSVQKEEKKEEKNADGIPEKIVVGLDDSFVPMGFKNEKGEIVGFDIDLARAVVQKLGVEVEFKPINWDSKILDLNGGNIDLIWNGLTITEERKKETEMTKPYFTSHQLIVVKAGSSINTKADLAGKNVGSQTESSGEEAVKKSGDDKKFKEFKTYAQYDQAFMDLDAGRVDAIIADEVLAKYTKKTKETQANKELYKILSENYGEEEYGIAAKKGNTKLIEAVNKAIEELKADGTYQKIYSKWFKD; encoded by the coding sequence ATGAAAAAAATAATGTTACTTATGATTTTGGCATTAAGTGTGTTTATGTGCAGTGTTCAGAAGGAGGAAAAAAAGGAAGAGAAAAATGCTGATGGGATTCCTGAGAAAATAGTGGTTGGACTTGATGATTCGTTCGTTCCAATGGGATTTAAGAATGAAAAAGGTGAGATTGTGGGGTTTGATATTGACTTGGCTAGGGCGGTTGTTCAGAAGTTAGGAGTTGAAGTTGAATTTAAGCCGATAAACTGGGATTCTAAGATACTGGATTTAAATGGAGGAAATATTGATTTAATCTGGAATGGACTTACTATAACGGAAGAAAGAAAAAAAGAAACTGAAATGACAAAACCGTATTTTACAAGTCACCAGCTTATAGTGGTTAAAGCAGGTTCAAGTATTAATACAAAAGCCGATTTGGCAGGAAAAAATGTTGGAAGTCAGACTGAAAGCAGCGGAGAGGAAGCTGTGAAAAAATCAGGAGACGATAAGAAATTTAAGGAATTTAAGACTTATGCCCAATATGATCAGGCATTTATGGATCTTGACGCAGGGAGAGTTGATGCAATCATAGCTGATGAAGTATTGGCAAAATATACTAAAAAGACAAAAGAAACTCAGGCTAACAAAGAATTGTACAAAATTTTAAGTGAGAATTATGGTGAAGAGGAATATGGAATTGCGGCTAAAAAAGGAAACACAAAATTGATTGAAGCTGTAAATAAAGCTATTGAGGAATTAAAAGCAGACGGGACATATCAAAAAATTTATTCTAAATGGTTTAAAGATTAA
- a CDS encoding DUF3829 domain-containing protein: MKLKKYVLIGIMALLVLAGCDNKGNGKNDKDKVEVTDVKRDISAEEIAKYNEYSKLGDVPNSEEWNTFFTEIKKEEFTNEAGNIKNISEVPAFMGNLNNSINLTGEYIKEITDVMQKSPKMEAIDKNAENLINSLVEEQKVLTEINDYFEKGDYKTDKLAKAGELNDKYKVVLQNRQENHKIFANSLHEIAQIINQKMVNQLQKDGKTVKLNVLKFVNSVDKFGKTAFGKNNLNFDENEVKILEQANNDVQNTYKAVVEMTLENAKKENISEADFKKIKESSKTLSENIQKMVAGVKNQNIQDVVMSASNILSAKTDLENVFNVLMVQK; this comes from the coding sequence ATGAAATTGAAAAAATATGTTTTGATTGGAATAATGGCATTGTTGGTTCTTGCTGGTTGTGATAATAAGGGCAATGGCAAGAATGACAAGGATAAAGTGGAAGTAACGGATGTGAAAAGGGACATTTCGGCTGAGGAAATTGCGAAATATAATGAATATTCAAAATTGGGCGATGTACCAAATTCTGAAGAATGGAATACATTCTTCACAGAAATAAAAAAAGAGGAATTTACTAATGAAGCTGGAAATATAAAAAATATTTCAGAAGTACCTGCATTTATGGGAAATCTGAATAATTCAATTAACCTGACTGGCGAATATATAAAAGAAATTACAGATGTAATGCAAAAAAGTCCAAAAATGGAAGCAATTGACAAAAATGCTGAAAATCTGATAAATTCATTGGTAGAGGAACAAAAGGTGCTGACAGAAATTAATGATTATTTTGAAAAAGGTGATTATAAAACTGATAAACTGGCAAAAGCAGGAGAACTGAATGATAAATACAAAGTTGTACTGCAAAACAGACAGGAAAATCACAAAATTTTTGCTAATTCATTACATGAAATTGCCCAGATAATCAATCAAAAAATGGTAAACCAATTACAGAAGGATGGAAAAACAGTAAAATTAAATGTTTTGAAATTTGTAAATTCAGTAGATAAATTTGGAAAAACAGCCTTCGGAAAAAACAATCTAAACTTTGATGAAAATGAAGTAAAAATACTGGAACAAGCAAATAATGATGTGCAAAACACATATAAGGCAGTAGTTGAAATGACACTGGAAAATGCAAAAAAAGAAAATATAAGTGAAGCAGATTTCAAAAAAATAAAGGAAAGTTCAAAAACATTATCAGAAAATATACAAAAAATGGTAGCAGGTGTAAAAAATCAGAATATTCAGGATGTAGTAATGAGTGCAAGTAATATTTTGAGTGCAAAGACAGATTTAGAAAATGTGTTTAATGTTTTGATGGTACAAAAATAG
- a CDS encoding AEC family transporter, giving the protein MKELIFCLNATMPVFLLMLLGYIFRKIGIIDLEFADKMNRFVFLALLPVLLFKELSLSDFSAIWDLKYLLFCFFATFFSITIMCIVSIFLRDKSIRGEFIQAGFRSSAALLAYAFVQNVYGEAKIVALMVIGAVPLYNVASVVILMLLRPKQGKLNRAVLKNTLKGVMKNPLILGILAGMVWALLKIPQPVIMKKSISTFSAAATPLGLLALGASFDVKEVFSKLKIVLVSSSFKLLLLTAIFLPIAIKFGFKDEKLVAVLGMLGSPTTPTSFTMARGMGHNGAVTSGTVMVTTIMSIFTLTGWLYILKLAGLV; this is encoded by the coding sequence ATGAAAGAATTAATATTTTGCTTGAATGCAACAATGCCTGTATTTTTACTTATGTTACTTGGATACATTTTTAGAAAAATAGGGATTATAGACTTGGAATTTGCAGATAAGATGAATAGATTTGTATTTCTGGCACTTTTGCCTGTGCTATTATTTAAGGAATTGTCGCTGTCTGATTTTTCAGCAATCTGGGATTTGAAATATTTGCTTTTTTGCTTTTTTGCAACATTTTTTTCGATAACGATAATGTGCATTGTTTCAATTTTTTTAAGAGATAAGTCAATCCGTGGGGAATTTATTCAGGCGGGATTTAGAAGCAGCGCTGCTCTGCTTGCTTATGCCTTTGTGCAGAATGTGTATGGAGAGGCTAAAATTGTAGCACTTATGGTAATCGGAGCTGTCCCTTTGTACAATGTCGCTTCGGTTGTGATTTTGATGCTGCTGCGTCCAAAGCAGGGGAAATTGAATAGAGCAGTTTTGAAAAATACGTTAAAGGGAGTTATGAAAAATCCTCTGATACTTGGAATTCTGGCTGGAATGGTTTGGGCATTATTAAAAATCCCGCAGCCAGTAATTATGAAGAAATCAATTTCAACGTTTTCTGCAGCGGCAACTCCCCTTGGGCTGCTTGCACTTGGAGCGAGTTTTGATGTAAAGGAAGTTTTTTCAAAACTAAAGATCGTATTAGTTTCGTCTTCATTCAAGCTCCTACTTCTTACGGCGATATTTTTGCCAATAGCCATAAAATTTGGATTTAAGGACGAAAAGCTGGTTGCTGTGCTTGGAATGCTGGGAAGCCCGACAACTCCGACTTCATTTACGATGGCAAGAGGAATGGGGCATAATGGGGCTGTAACTTCGGGAACTGTGATGGTTACGACAATTATGAGCATTTTTACGTTGACGGGATGGCTTTACATTTTGAAGCTTGCAGGATTAGTATAA
- the mnmA gene encoding tRNA 2-thiouridine(34) synthase MnmA encodes MMGRKKVVLGMSGGVDSSVAAILLKEQGYDVIGVFMKNWEEKDENGVCMAEEDYKDVIAVAEQLGISYYSVNFVKEYWDKVFTYFLDEYKKGRTPNPDVMCNKEIKFRAFLDYAMKLGADYVATGHYARIVHEEKDGKIKSTMLRGIDDNKDQTYFLCQLNQEQLEKVLFPLGEFTKPQIREIAEKYNLATAKKKDSTGICFIGERDFNKFLSQYLPAKGGNIVNTQGKVLGHHNGLMYYTIGQRKGIGIGNTKEGTGEPWFVVDKDLEKNELIVTQGDNSVLYSKGLIATDFNFINEVRFPLECTVKFRYRQKDTKAVINKLNENEYEVIFDELQKAVTLGQIVVAYDGEVCLGGGVIDKIIK; translated from the coding sequence ATTATGGGAAGAAAAAAAGTTGTGTTAGGAATGTCAGGCGGGGTAGATTCTTCAGTTGCGGCTATTTTGCTTAAAGAACAGGGATACGATGTAATTGGGGTTTTTATGAAGAACTGGGAAGAGAAGGACGAAAATGGAGTCTGTATGGCGGAAGAGGATTATAAGGATGTGATTGCTGTGGCGGAGCAATTGGGGATATCTTATTATTCGGTGAATTTTGTGAAGGAATATTGGGATAAGGTTTTTACGTATTTTTTAGATGAGTATAAAAAGGGAAGAACACCAAATCCTGATGTAATGTGTAACAAGGAAATCAAGTTCCGTGCATTTCTGGACTATGCAATGAAACTTGGGGCTGATTACGTGGCAACAGGGCATTATGCGAGAATTGTTCACGAGGAAAAAGATGGAAAAATCAAATCGACTATGTTAAGAGGAATTGATGATAACAAGGATCAGACGTATTTTCTTTGCCAATTAAATCAGGAACAGTTGGAAAAAGTGCTGTTTCCATTGGGAGAATTTACAAAGCCACAAATCCGTGAAATAGCTGAAAAATATAATTTGGCAACAGCGAAGAAAAAAGACAGTACAGGAATTTGCTTCATTGGAGAACGTGACTTTAATAAGTTTTTATCGCAATACTTGCCTGCAAAAGGTGGAAATATTGTAAATACACAAGGAAAAGTGCTGGGGCATCATAATGGGCTTATGTATTACACAATTGGACAGAGAAAAGGAATTGGAATTGGAAATACAAAGGAAGGTACTGGAGAGCCTTGGTTTGTTGTGGATAAGGATTTGGAAAAAAATGAACTGATTGTAACACAGGGCGATAATTCAGTGCTTTATTCAAAAGGTTTAATTGCAACTGATTTTAATTTTATTAATGAAGTGCGGTTTCCGCTGGAGTGCACTGTAAAATTTAGATACAGACAAAAAGATACAAAAGCTGTAATTAATAAGCTGAATGAAAATGAATATGAAGTGATTTTTGATGAGCTGCAAAAGGCTGTAACATTGGGGCAGATTGTGGTTGCTTATGATGGTGAAGTTTGTCTTGGTGGAGGAGTTATTGATAAAATTATAAAATAG